The DNA segment TCGCTGGCCGTGGTCGATGACACGACCATTCAGGAACTTAACCAGCGCTTTCTAAAACACGATCAGCCCACCGACGTACTCAGCTTTGTGCTGGAACAGGGACCTGGTTTCGTGGAAGGGGAAATTATCGTCAGTATGGAAACCGCGGCACAATCGGCCCAGCAATTCGGTTGGAGTCCTGCCGAAGAACTGTTGTTGTGCGTCATTCACGGGGCCCTGCATTTGGCCGGTTATGACGATCAGTCAGAGGTGGCTGCAAAAACCATGCGCCAGCGGGAACAGTTCTATTTGAACAAGTTTGGGCTCAGGCCACGGTATGAGGAACGCAGACCGTGAGCAATGCGACGTTAATTTGGCTGGGCTTTGCGGCGTTGGGGCTGGCTAGTTTTGCCGCGTGTGCGGCGCAGGCTTTTCGCGATTTTTCGCGGGCACAGCTCCGGGAACTGCTGCGCGCTGGCAATTTGTTGCCGCGATATGACGAGATGATCGAACACCATCGGCAGGCCGCATTGGGGGCCGAAAGCCTGCGTGTATTTGCCACCGCGGGGGCCGTGGTAGCGGCGGCGGCATTTTTGTGGAACGCCCATCCCGACGAACTCAGTTGGTCGATATC comes from the Pirellulales bacterium genome and includes:
- the ybeY gene encoding rRNA maturation RNase YbeY, encoding MNPLSSKSAADRLNSAIADSIVIEIANRQTTLPVDEARLREGIFAVMTGEGMKRANISLAVVDDTTIQELNQRFLKHDQPTDVLSFVLEQGPGFVEGEIIVSMETAAQSAQQFGWSPAEELLLCVIHGALHLAGYDDQSEVAAKTMRQREQFYLNKFGLRPRYEERRP